From Thalassococcus sp. S3, one genomic window encodes:
- a CDS encoding 4Fe-4S dicluster domain-containing protein — protein sequence MTQLPASTDKKLGLVIDLDTCVGCHACVISCKGWNTENYGAPLSDQDPYGGDPTGTFLNRVHSYEVQPEQGPAQLIHFPKSCLHCEDAPCVTVCPTGASYKRVEDGIVLVNESDCIGCGLCAWACPYGAREMDGAEKVMKKCTLCVDRIYNENLSEEDREPACVRTCPAGARHFGDLGDPGSAVSQLVAERGGMDLMPEQGTKPVNKYLPPRPKDTLDTDIDVLAPLLQPVAEEPKGFLGWLDKALEKI from the coding sequence ATGACCCAACTTCCTGCCAGCACCGACAAGAAACTCGGCCTCGTCATCGACCTCGACACCTGCGTGGGCTGCCATGCCTGCGTGATCTCCTGCAAAGGCTGGAACACCGAAAACTACGGCGCGCCGCTCTCCGATCAGGACCCTTATGGCGGCGACCCGACCGGCACCTTCCTCAACCGCGTGCACAGCTATGAGGTGCAGCCGGAACAAGGCCCCGCACAGCTTATCCATTTCCCCAAATCCTGCCTGCATTGCGAGGATGCGCCCTGCGTCACGGTCTGCCCGACCGGCGCAAGCTACAAGCGCGTCGAGGACGGCATCGTGCTGGTCAACGAAAGCGACTGCATCGGTTGTGGCCTCTGCGCCTGGGCCTGCCCCTACGGCGCGCGGGAGATGGACGGGGCCGAGAAGGTGATGAAGAAATGCACCCTCTGCGTCGACCGGATCTATAACGAGAACCTGTCCGAGGAAGATCGGGAGCCTGCCTGCGTGCGCACCTGCCCCGCCGGCGCGCGCCATTTCGGCGATCTAGGCGACCCGGGCAGTGCCGTCAGCCAGCTTGTCGCCGAACGCGGCGGCATGGACCTGATGCCCGAACAAGGCACCAAACCCGTTAACAAGTACCTGCCGCCGCGGCCCAAGGACACGCTCGACACCGATATCGACGTTCTGGCCCCGCTGCTGCAGCCCGTCGCCGAAGAGCCCAAGGGCTTTCTTGGCTGGCTCGACAAGGCTCTGGAGAAGATCTGA
- a CDS encoding DmsC/YnfH family molybdoenzyme membrane anchor subunit, with protein sequence MHPATSVILFTTLSGLGFGLLFWLGLGYPSVTGWTAFAFFAIAYLLAVGGLMASTFHLGHPERALKAFTQWKSSWLSREAWTSVIALLLMAGYGAGLVFFGERWALLGTLGAIMSLVTVFTTSMIYTQLKTVPRWNMPATPILFLILSLAGGALLSGEIRYALLLLVAATAAQIAYWYVGDKALGRSGTTLATATGLGSIGTVRAFEPPHTGTNYLLKEMVHVVGRKHSLKLRLIGLTLMAVIPLILLILPFNHTFAALAVISHLAGVLCTRWLFFAEAEHVVGLYYGKRTA encoded by the coding sequence ATGCATCCCGCCACGTCTGTTATCCTGTTCACGACCCTGTCGGGGCTGGGCTTCGGCCTGCTTTTCTGGCTGGGCCTTGGTTACCCCTCCGTCACCGGCTGGACCGCTTTCGCCTTCTTTGCCATCGCCTATCTGCTTGCCGTCGGCGGGCTCATGGCCTCCACCTTCCACCTCGGCCACCCCGAACGCGCGCTGAAGGCTTTCACCCAATGGAAATCAAGCTGGCTGAGCCGGGAAGCCTGGACCTCCGTCATCGCGCTTTTGCTTATGGCCGGCTACGGGGCGGGCCTTGTCTTCTTCGGCGAACGCTGGGCGCTCCTCGGCACGCTCGGCGCGATCATGAGCCTCGTGACAGTCTTCACCACCTCGATGATCTACACCCAACTCAAAACCGTGCCGCGCTGGAACATGCCCGCAACGCCGATACTGTTCCTGATCCTGTCTCTCGCCGGTGGTGCGCTTCTTTCGGGTGAGATCCGCTATGCGCTCCTTCTGCTGGTCGCGGCCACGGCCGCCCAGATCGCCTATTGGTATGTCGGTGACAAGGCGCTTGGACGGTCAGGGACCACCCTTGCCACCGCCACAGGTCTCGGCTCTATCGGCACCGTCCGCGCCTTCGAGCCACCCCATACCGGCACCAATTACCTGCTTAAGGAAATGGTCCATGTCGTGGGCCGCAAGCACAGCCTCAAACTGCGCCTCATCGGTCTCACGCTGATGGCCGTGATCCCTCTGATCCTTCTGATCCTGCCGTTCAATCACACCTTCGCAGCCCTCGCTGTGATCAGCCACCTCGCCGGTGTTCTCTGCACCCGCTGGCTCTTCTTCGCCGAAGCCGAACATGTCGTCGGGCTCTACTACGGCAAACGCACCGCTTAA
- the dapA gene encoding 4-hydroxy-tetrahydrodipicolinate synthase translates to MFKGSMPALVTPFQNGELDLDTLKKLVEWHIGEGSTGIVPVGTTGESPTLSHEEHETVVAEVVKATAGRVPVIAGAGSNNTLEAIRFMQFAERIGADAALVVTPYYNKPTQRGLIAHFTALHDCCDLPIIIYNIPPRSVIDMSVETMAELAKLPRIIGVKDATGDITRVSQQRAACGADFVQLSGEDASALGFNAHGGVGCISVTANVAPKLCAEFQAATLAGDYAKALDYQDKLMPLHEAIFIEPGLVGAKYALSRLGLCGEEVRSPLTGLEDSTRAAIDAAMAHAGLI, encoded by the coding sequence ATGTTCAAAGGCTCTATGCCAGCCCTCGTCACGCCGTTTCAGAACGGCGAGCTGGATCTGGATACGCTCAAGAAACTGGTGGAATGGCATATCGGAGAAGGCTCCACCGGGATCGTGCCGGTGGGCACGACCGGGGAGAGCCCCACGCTGAGCCACGAGGAACACGAGACCGTCGTGGCCGAGGTGGTCAAGGCGACTGCGGGCCGGGTGCCGGTGATTGCCGGTGCCGGGTCGAACAACACGCTGGAAGCGATCCGCTTCATGCAGTTTGCCGAAAGGATCGGGGCGGATGCGGCGCTGGTCGTGACGCCTTATTACAACAAGCCCACGCAGCGCGGTTTGATCGCACATTTTACCGCACTGCATGATTGCTGCGATTTGCCGATCATCATTTACAACATCCCGCCACGTTCGGTAATCGACATGTCGGTGGAGACGATGGCGGAACTGGCAAAGCTGCCGCGCATCATCGGGGTGAAGGATGCCACCGGCGATATCACCCGCGTGAGCCAACAGCGCGCGGCCTGCGGTGCAGATTTCGTGCAATTGTCGGGCGAAGATGCCTCGGCGCTTGGGTTCAATGCCCATGGCGGGGTGGGGTGTATCTCGGTGACCGCGAATGTCGCGCCCAAGCTTTGCGCAGAGTTTCAGGCTGCCACGCTGGCGGGAGATTATGCCAAGGCGCTGGACTATCAGGACAAGCTGATGCCGCTGCACGAGGCCATCTTTATCGAGCCGGGGCTGGTGGGGGCGAAATACGCGCTGTCCAGGCTGGGATTGTGCGGTGAAGAAGTGCGCTCACCTCTCACGGGGCTGGAAGACAGCACTAGAGCTGCGATCGATGCCGCGATGGCGCATGCCGGGCTGATCTGA
- a CDS encoding lytic transglycosylase domain-containing protein: MSRILLLTVFCFAFALPLAADGPRSLARGMDAMRDGDWTSALRLAARDGQVARDIIEWHRLRAGLGQYGEITDFVSRRGDWPGMEWLLSKSEPAIASQSHARVLRFFDQHTPQTARGVLAYARALQDAGRDGEAEANLVMAWRSLPMPSEVQAAYLADYSRLLRPHHEARLNQMIWQRDLVSARRALPLVDDGHRALAEARLGLHDQVAGVDALIEAVPERLRDHPGLAYERFNWRARKGRDDAARELMLATSTSAEALGDPDTWGSRRRTMARADLRAGEPERAYRIASENFMVEGSTYADLEWLSGFIALRYLNDPERALRHFRRFDAAVVSPISQGRAGYWIGRAHEALGQTEEAMAAYAEGARYQTSYYGLLAAERAELPFDNSLAGTAEIPSWRGAAFTETSVFEAGLLLLAAGELDLGERFLTHLTESLDETEAAQIGAMAIEMDRPHLAVMIGKRAAQRGIVIPAPYYAVHAVANQDLPMATEMTLAIARRESEFDPKVVSGVGARGLMQVMPGTARDVARELGVSDHSTGRLLSDWRYNARLGAQYLAGLAARFDGNVVMMSAGYNAGPSRPIRWMSRFGDPREGDIDIIDWVELIPFRETRNYVMRVTESLPIYRARLGQDPLPVPFTEELIGSTLRPFAQ, from the coding sequence ATGTCGCGCATTCTGCTTCTTACCGTGTTCTGCTTTGCCTTTGCGCTGCCGCTTGCTGCAGATGGCCCCCGTTCGCTTGCCCGTGGCATGGACGCCATGCGCGATGGCGACTGGACGTCGGCCCTTCGTCTGGCCGCACGCGACGGGCAGGTGGCGCGCGACATCATCGAATGGCACCGCCTGCGCGCGGGGCTTGGCCAATACGGAGAGATCACCGATTTCGTGTCGCGCCGCGGCGACTGGCCGGGCATGGAATGGCTGCTCAGCAAGAGCGAGCCCGCCATCGCCAGCCAATCCCATGCCCGGGTGCTGCGCTTTTTCGACCAGCATACACCGCAGACCGCCCGGGGTGTTCTGGCCTATGCGCGTGCTCTGCAGGATGCGGGCCGGGATGGAGAGGCGGAAGCCAATCTCGTCATGGCTTGGCGCTCCCTTCCCATGCCCTCCGAAGTGCAGGCCGCCTATCTCGCCGACTACAGCCGCCTTCTGCGCCCCCATCACGAAGCACGGCTTAATCAGATGATCTGGCAACGCGATCTGGTCAGTGCCCGCCGGGCATTGCCGCTGGTCGATGACGGTCATCGCGCACTGGCAGAAGCCCGGCTGGGTCTCCATGATCAGGTGGCCGGGGTCGATGCGCTGATCGAAGCCGTGCCGGAACGGCTGCGCGACCATCCCGGCCTCGCCTATGAGCGCTTTAACTGGCGCGCCCGCAAAGGCCGGGACGACGCCGCGCGCGAATTGATGCTGGCGACCAGCACCAGCGCCGAGGCCCTGGGCGATCCTGACACATGGGGCAGCCGACGCCGGACCATGGCCCGCGCCGATCTGCGCGCAGGAGAACCCGAGCGGGCCTATCGCATCGCCTCTGAGAATTTCATGGTCGAAGGATCCACCTATGCCGATCTGGAATGGCTCTCCGGCTTCATTGCGCTGCGCTATCTGAACGATCCCGAAAGAGCCTTGCGCCATTTCCGTCGTTTCGACGCCGCCGTCGTCTCGCCCATTTCTCAGGGACGGGCGGGCTATTGGATCGGGCGCGCGCATGAGGCGCTGGGTCAGACCGAGGAAGCCATGGCCGCCTATGCGGAAGGCGCGCGTTACCAGACCTCCTATTACGGTTTACTGGCCGCCGAACGGGCAGAGCTTCCGTTCGATAACAGCCTTGCTGGCACCGCCGAAATCCCGTCCTGGCGGGGTGCGGCATTTACCGAAACCTCGGTGTTCGAGGCCGGTCTCCTTCTGCTCGCCGCTGGCGAGCTGGATCTGGGGGAGCGGTTTCTGACGCATCTGACCGAGAGCCTCGATGAGACCGAGGCCGCCCAGATCGGTGCCATGGCGATCGAAATGGACCGCCCCCATCTTGCCGTGATGATCGGCAAGCGCGCAGCGCAGCGCGGCATCGTGATCCCCGCGCCCTATTACGCGGTCCACGCCGTGGCCAATCAGGACCTGCCCATGGCCACCGAGATGACGCTCGCCATTGCCCGACGCGAAAGCGAATTCGACCCGAAAGTCGTCAGCGGTGTCGGCGCACGCGGTCTGATGCAGGTCATGCCCGGCACCGCACGGGACGTCGCGCGCGAGTTGGGCGTGAGCGACCACAGCACCGGTCGCCTGCTCAGCGACTGGCGCTACAATGCGCGGCTGGGCGCGCAGTACCTTGCGGGGCTGGCCGCGCGCTTTGACGGCAATGTCGTGATGATGTCGGCGGGCTACAATGCCGGACCCAGCCGCCCGATCCGCTGGATGTCACGGTTCGGAGACCCCCGTGAGGGCGATATCGATATCATCGACTGGGTCGAGCTGATCCCGTTCCGCGAAACCCGAAACTATGTGATGCGGGTCACCGAAAGCCTGCCCATCTACCGCGCGCGGCTGGGGCAGGACCCGCTGCCCGTCCCCTTCACCGAGGAATTGATTGGCTCAACCCTGCGCCCGTTCGCGCAGTAG
- a CDS encoding DMT family transporter yields MTQSNNVPLGIALMIATTVVFAVQDGISRHLASEYNVLMVVMIRYWFFAAFVIAIALRRPGGVRAAARTEQPWLQALRGAMLAIEICVMVLAFTVLGLVESHAVFTCYPLLVAALSGPILGERVGWRRWAAIGVGFLGVLIILQPGMGVFDPAALIPFAAATLFAIYGLLTRYAARRDTATTSFFWTGTVGAVLMTAIGIWFWEPMSGPDWRWMAALCVTGALGHWLLIRCYEVAEASAVQPFAYFQLVFAATLGITIFGETLELNVALGAVIIVAAGIFTLLRERAQG; encoded by the coding sequence ATGACGCAAAGCAACAATGTCCCGCTCGGCATCGCGCTGATGATTGCGACGACGGTGGTCTTTGCCGTGCAGGACGGTATCTCGCGCCACCTAGCCTCGGAATACAATGTTCTGATGGTGGTGATGATCCGATACTGGTTCTTCGCGGCCTTCGTGATCGCCATCGCCCTGCGTCGACCGGGCGGCGTGCGTGCGGCGGCGCGCACGGAACAACCCTGGCTGCAGGCACTGAGAGGCGCGATGCTCGCCATCGAGATTTGCGTGATGGTTCTGGCCTTTACCGTGTTGGGCCTGGTGGAAAGCCACGCGGTCTTTACCTGCTATCCCCTGCTCGTCGCCGCCCTGTCGGGGCCGATCCTCGGTGAACGGGTCGGCTGGCGGCGTTGGGCAGCCATTGGGGTTGGATTTCTGGGTGTGCTGATCATTCTGCAGCCGGGCATGGGCGTCTTTGACCCCGCCGCATTGATCCCGTTCGCGGCTGCCACGCTTTTTGCCATCTACGGCCTGCTCACCCGTTATGCCGCGCGGCGCGATACGGCGACGACCAGCTTTTTCTGGACGGGAACCGTTGGCGCGGTGCTGATGACCGCAATCGGCATCTGGTTCTGGGAGCCGATGAGCGGCCCGGACTGGCGCTGGATGGCAGCGCTCTGTGTGACCGGTGCCCTAGGGCACTGGCTTTTGATCCGGTGCTACGAGGTGGCCGAGGCCAGCGCGGTCCAGCCCTTTGCCTATTTCCAGCTTGTCTTTGCCGCCACGCTTGGCATCACGATTTTCGGCGAGACGCTGGAGCTGAACGTGGCGTTGGGGGCGGTCATCATCGTGGCCGCCGGTATCTTCACCCTACTGCGCGAACGGGCGCAGGGTTGA
- the mnmD gene encoding tRNA (5-methylaminomethyl-2-thiouridine)(34)-methyltransferase MnmD, producing the protein MQDQRADITWRDGQVPVSTRFDDPYFSLENGLAETRHVFLAGNDLPARFRDGFQIAELGFGTGLNALTVAQAWADAGAPGRLRFTSFEAFPMHAEDMADALSAFPELAAPSERLLENWRAGERRIDLGGGIELNVIEGDARETLRAWRGRADAWFLDGFSPAKNPELWGADLMEGVARHTAPGGTAATYTAAGFVRRGLEEAGFAVSRVPGYGRKRHMTRAVLE; encoded by the coding sequence ATGCAGGACCAGCGGGCAGACATCACGTGGCGCGACGGGCAGGTGCCCGTGTCGACCCGGTTCGACGACCCTTATTTCAGTCTCGAAAACGGTTTGGCCGAGACACGGCATGTCTTTTTGGCGGGTAACGATCTGCCTGCGCGGTTCCGGGACGGTTTTCAAATCGCAGAATTGGGCTTTGGCACCGGTTTGAATGCCCTGACGGTCGCGCAGGCATGGGCCGATGCAGGTGCGCCCGGTCGTTTGCGGTTCACCAGTTTCGAGGCTTTTCCCATGCACGCCGAAGACATGGCAGACGCGTTGAGCGCATTCCCCGAGCTTGCCGCACCATCCGAGCGCTTGCTGGAGAACTGGCGCGCAGGCGAGCGCCGCATTGACCTTGGCGGCGGCATTGAGCTGAACGTGATCGAAGGAGACGCACGCGAGACGTTGAGGGCTTGGAGGGGGCGGGCGGATGCCTGGTTTCTCGATGGTTTTTCCCCGGCGAAGAACCCCGAGCTTTGGGGCGCGGACCTGATGGAAGGGGTCGCCCGGCACACCGCACCCGGCGGGACAGCCGCGACCTACACGGCAGCCGGCTTCGTGCGCAGAGGGCTTGAAGAGGCTGGTTTTGCGGTCTCGCGCGTGCCGGGATATGGCCGCAAGCGGCATATGACCCGCGCGGTTCTGGAATGA
- a CDS encoding FAD-binding oxidoreductase has translation MADVTIRGAGIFGLSIAWICARRGARVHVVDPYGPGAGASGGIVGALAPHVPENWNAKKAFQFDSLILAEIFWRDVEGAGNQPSGYARSGRLQPVADDHALALARSRAEGASKLWQGKARWEVIAAEGLDWAPLTPTGYLIHDTLSARMHPRMACAALVAALKTLGVQVVAEAPDRGAVVWASGVAGLEALNAAFEKPVGNGVKGQGAVLALDRAGAPQLFADALHIIPHVNGTVAIGSTSERDYDDPSSTDAQLDAVIARACAAVPALGDAPIIERWAGLRPRARSRAPMLGAWPGRPGHFIANGGFKIGFGMAPKIAEVMADLVLDSKDAIPDDFRVAASL, from the coding sequence ATGGCCGATGTGACCATCCGCGGGGCCGGGATTTTCGGCCTCTCTATCGCGTGGATCTGCGCCCGGCGCGGTGCCCGGGTGCATGTGGTGGACCCCTACGGCCCGGGCGCAGGCGCCAGCGGGGGGATCGTGGGCGCATTGGCCCCGCATGTGCCTGAAAACTGGAACGCCAAGAAGGCATTTCAGTTCGACAGCCTGATCCTGGCCGAAATCTTCTGGCGCGATGTCGAGGGCGCAGGCAATCAGCCTTCGGGCTATGCCCGCAGCGGTCGCCTTCAGCCGGTGGCAGACGATCATGCTCTCGCCCTGGCGCGCAGCCGGGCGGAGGGCGCTTCGAAGCTCTGGCAAGGCAAGGCGCGGTGGGAGGTCATCGCGGCAGAGGGTCTCGATTGGGCGCCGCTGACACCTACGGGATATCTGATCCACGACACGCTCAGCGCGCGGATGCATCCACGTATGGCCTGTGCCGCCCTTGTCGCCGCTTTGAAGACTTTGGGCGTTCAGGTCGTTGCCGAGGCGCCGGATAGAGGCGCCGTCGTCTGGGCCAGTGGCGTGGCGGGATTGGAGGCGCTGAATGCGGCCTTTGAAAAACCGGTCGGCAACGGTGTGAAAGGGCAAGGCGCCGTCCTTGCGCTTGACCGTGCAGGGGCGCCACAACTTTTTGCCGATGCGCTGCACATCATCCCGCATGTCAACGGCACCGTCGCCATCGGGTCCACCAGCGAGCGGGACTATGACGACCCGTCCTCCACCGACGCACAACTTGACGCCGTAATCGCCCGCGCCTGCGCCGCCGTACCGGCGCTTGGCGATGCGCCCATCATCGAACGCTGGGCCGGCCTGCGCCCCCGTGCCAGAAGCCGTGCGCCCATGCTGGGGGCCTGGCCCGGCAGGCCGGGTCATTTCATCGCCAATGGCGGGTTCAAGATCGGCTTTGGCATGGCCCCGAAAATCGCCGAGGTGATGGCTGATCTGGTGCTGGATAGCAAAGACGCGATTCCGGACGACTTTCGCGTCGCGGCCTCACTCTGA
- a CDS encoding acyl dehydratase gives MDPARANALLATLGRSAGLTPGDVLPPFFHQLFFWSPEPPEKLGRDGHPKVGGLIPDMGLLRRMWAGGRLSFHAPLALGRAAEKMTSVKSSERKMGRSGPLGFVTLEHQIRQDGRLCLTEWQDLVYREDPAPNAPRPEPPVAPADEESRRDVAFDSTLLFRYSALTLNGHRIHYDLDYARDVEGYGGLVVHGPLLAQLLMLMAEEELGPLKTFAFRATAPLIDTETAKLCRTGGDLWVRGPDGRQCMQAKAVPSE, from the coding sequence ATGGATCCGGCCCGGGCCAACGCTCTTCTGGCAACCCTCGGGCGATCCGCCGGGCTCACACCGGGGGATGTGCTGCCGCCCTTTTTTCATCAGCTCTTCTTCTGGTCCCCCGAACCGCCCGAAAAGCTGGGCCGCGACGGTCACCCGAAAGTTGGCGGCCTGATCCCGGACATGGGTCTGCTGCGTCGGATGTGGGCAGGTGGTCGGCTTTCGTTCCACGCCCCGCTGGCCTTAGGGCGGGCAGCAGAGAAGATGACCAGCGTCAAAAGCTCTGAACGCAAAATGGGGCGCAGCGGTCCGCTGGGCTTTGTCACGCTGGAACATCAGATCCGCCAGGACGGCAGGCTTTGTCTGACCGAATGGCAGGATCTCGTCTATCGCGAAGATCCCGCGCCAAACGCTCCGAGACCGGAGCCGCCCGTGGCCCCCGCGGATGAAGAGAGCAGGCGGGATGTGGCCTTTGATAGCACGTTGCTCTTCCGGTATTCGGCGCTGACCTTAAATGGGCATCGCATTCACTACGATCTCGACTATGCACGTGACGTCGAGGGGTATGGCGGGCTTGTCGTGCATGGCCCCCTTCTGGCGCAGCTTCTGATGCTGATGGCGGAGGAGGAGTTGGGCCCGCTCAAGACATTTGCGTTCCGCGCGACAGCGCCCCTTATAGATACCGAAACTGCCAAGCTCTGTCGGACGGGCGGGGATCTTTGGGTGCGCGGTCCTGACGGGCGGCAATGCATGCAGGCGAAAGCGGTGCCGTCAGAGTGA
- a CDS encoding VOC family protein, with protein MKPKLTSLDHLVLTVRDIDQAIAFYTDILGMTAERFQPADGTTRWALTFGTQKINLHRAGHEFEPKAAQPKPGAADLCFLTDLSLAEWQTHLARHDIEIEEGPVPRTGATGPILSIYLRDPDGNLIEISTPQR; from the coding sequence GTGAAGCCAAAGCTGACAAGCCTCGATCATCTTGTCCTGACCGTGCGCGATATCGACCAGGCGATTGCGTTTTACACTGATATCCTCGGCATGACTGCCGAGCGCTTTCAACCCGCCGACGGCACGACCCGCTGGGCCCTGACCTTCGGCACGCAGAAAATAAATCTCCACCGCGCCGGTCATGAATTTGAACCCAAGGCCGCCCAACCCAAGCCGGGAGCGGCAGATCTGTGTTTTCTTACAGACCTATCATTGGCGGAGTGGCAAACCCATCTTGCCCGTCATGATATCGAGATAGAGGAAGGCCCCGTGCCCCGCACCGGGGCCACGGGGCCAATTCTGTCGATCTATCTGCGGGATCCTGACGGAAACCTCATCGAGATCAGCACGCCTCAGCGCTGA
- a CDS encoding NADPH-dependent FMN reductase — protein sequence MPDYTLVGLSGSLRQAATNRLLIREAARLFDPAEFIEGDLNLPLYDGDLEKADGIPEAVQQLADQIAGADAVIISTPEYNKGPSGVLKNALDWVSRTEGNPWAGKPVAVMSAAAGRAGGERAQSILRACLVAFRPRILQGPEMHLAGSSKEFDDAGRLTSDLYIETLQDLMDALRAEIQR from the coding sequence ATGCCAGACTACACGCTTGTGGGTCTGTCCGGATCGCTCCGGCAGGCCGCCACCAACCGTTTGCTGATCCGTGAAGCCGCAAGGCTGTTCGACCCGGCAGAGTTCATCGAGGGCGATCTGAACCTCCCCCTCTATGATGGCGACCTGGAAAAAGCGGATGGCATACCCGAAGCGGTGCAGCAACTGGCGGATCAGATCGCGGGCGCGGACGCGGTCATCATTTCGACCCCGGAATACAACAAGGGTCCGTCCGGTGTTCTGAAAAACGCGCTTGATTGGGTCAGCCGAACCGAGGGCAATCCATGGGCCGGCAAGCCGGTCGCGGTGATGTCGGCAGCGGCCGGCCGGGCCGGAGGAGAGCGCGCGCAAAGCATCCTGAGGGCCTGCCTCGTCGCGTTCCGCCCACGCATCCTGCAGGGGCCCGAAATGCACCTTGCGGGCAGTTCGAAAGAGTTTGACGATGCAGGACGGTTGACCAGCGATCTTTACATCGAAACATTGCAGGACCTCATGGACGCGCTGCGTGCCGAAATTCAGCGCTGA
- a CDS encoding OmpA family protein, producing the protein MTRTKTPLLVAASAVLALGACTDPAFLDPNNPNQNRDQGVLLGAGVGAALGNIVGGDTEATIAGAVVGGTAGGLIGNRLDRQEADLRRQIGNDRVTITNTGDRLIVTMPQDILFATGSADVRPDLAVDLRAVASNLQSYPDSVIQVLGHTDNVGDAGFNQGLSERRANSVSSVLIGAGVSPNRIQTLGRGEDQPIASNLTNEGRAQNRRVEIVILPTAA; encoded by the coding sequence ATGACACGCACCAAAACTCCGCTCCTGGTGGCTGCAAGCGCCGTTCTGGCGCTGGGCGCCTGTACGGATCCGGCATTTCTGGACCCGAATAATCCCAACCAGAACCGCGATCAGGGTGTTCTTTTGGGGGCTGGCGTCGGGGCCGCGCTGGGCAACATCGTCGGTGGCGATACCGAGGCAACGATTGCCGGTGCCGTTGTGGGCGGGACAGCCGGTGGTCTGATCGGCAATCGGCTTGACCGTCAGGAAGCGGACCTGCGCCGCCAGATCGGTAATGACCGCGTGACGATCACCAATACCGGTGACCGGCTGATCGTGACGATGCCTCAGGATATTCTGTTCGCCACGGGCAGTGCTGATGTGCGTCCTGATCTTGCGGTGGACCTGCGCGCCGTTGCCAGCAACCTGCAATCCTATCCCGATTCCGTGATTCAGGTTCTCGGGCACACCGACAATGTGGGGGATGCGGGCTTTAACCAGGGTCTGTCCGAGCGGCGTGCCAATTCCGTCTCCAGCGTGCTGATCGGCGCGGGTGTGTCGCCCAATCGCATTCAGACGCTCGGACGTGGTGAGGACCAGCCGATCGCGTCCAACCTGACCAACGAGGGTCGCGCACAAAACCGGCGGGTTGAAATCGTGATCCTGCCAACGGCGGCCTAA
- a CDS encoding SDR family NAD(P)-dependent oxidoreductase codes for MPNSLKDKVILITGAARGLGYAYAEMLVAQGARLAVHDGGVSKDGADPDPKIIEEAAMRLRAGGADIQALPGLLNSRSACHAVVEAVLDRFGRIDGLIHNAGLVLWADTVEVDEALYRRNGEVNHEAAFWLCQAVLPTMRAQGFGRIVLTTSGWALKALEGSDRLTLYCLSKGAQFGLMRAMAYGAGHAGIRTNAISPVADTRIYTRKVEPGRLSPGSVASTVAWLVSPDCEMTGYVVRAADGKVALMQMVETEEAVLDAEALADPKAAGSVLRGLQARD; via the coding sequence ATGCCTAATTCGTTGAAAGACAAGGTGATCCTGATCACCGGAGCCGCGCGCGGCCTGGGCTATGCCTATGCCGAGATGTTGGTCGCCCAGGGCGCGCGGCTGGCGGTTCATGACGGTGGCGTCAGCAAAGACGGCGCAGATCCCGACCCGAAAATCATCGAAGAGGCCGCGATGCGGTTGCGGGCTGGTGGGGCGGATATTCAGGCGTTGCCAGGTCTGCTGAACAGCCGATCCGCCTGCCATGCGGTGGTGGAGGCTGTGCTTGACCGGTTTGGTCGGATTGACGGGCTGATCCATAATGCAGGTCTGGTGCTCTGGGCCGATACAGTCGAGGTTGATGAGGCGCTTTACCGTCGAAATGGCGAAGTCAACCACGAGGCCGCCTTCTGGCTTTGTCAGGCCGTTCTGCCAACCATGCGGGCGCAGGGTTTTGGCCGGATCGTGCTGACCACATCGGGATGGGCCTTGAAAGCGCTGGAAGGTTCGGACCGGCTCACGCTCTATTGCCTCAGCAAGGGCGCGCAATTCGGTCTGATGCGTGCCATGGCCTATGGTGCGGGCCATGCGGGTATCCGGACCAACGCGATCTCTCCGGTGGCCGATACGCGCATTTACACCCGCAAAGTCGAACCGGGCCGGCTATCACCAGGCTCTGTCGCCAGTACCGTCGCCTGGCTTGTCTCGCCTGACTGCGAGATGACCGGATATGTCGTGCGTGCGGCAGACGGCAAGGTGGCGCTGATGCAGATGGTCGAAACCGAAGAAGCTGTGCTGGATGCAGAGGCGCTCGCCGATCCCAAGGCGGCCGGTTCTGTCCTGAGAGGCCTGCAGGCGCGCGACTGA